In Nocardioides faecalis, the following proteins share a genomic window:
- a CDS encoding SDR family oxidoreductase produces the protein MPKPVHPERRPAVVAGASSGIGAATARTLAAAGFPVALGARRVERLEELADAIRAEGGEAFVHALDVSSTSSVEKFATAAAEALGDVEVVVANAGLLAPGAIVEATTEQLAAEFDVNVLGAHRLVRAFAPGMLGRQRGDLVFVSSDTALRARPFMRGYSATKSGLEGLVEALQMELEGTGVRASIVRPGPTWSEMGGDWDADAGAKVLTEWVKWGHARHPHFLKPTAIAQAITTVVSAPRGVHISPVDVNPEAPIARPEKEQP, from the coding sequence ATGCCCAAGCCCGTCCACCCGGAGCGCCGCCCGGCCGTGGTCGCCGGCGCCTCCTCGGGCATCGGCGCCGCGACGGCGCGGACGCTGGCCGCGGCCGGGTTCCCGGTCGCGCTCGGTGCGCGGCGCGTGGAGCGGCTCGAGGAGCTCGCCGACGCGATCCGCGCCGAGGGCGGGGAGGCGTTCGTGCACGCCCTCGACGTCTCCTCCACCTCCTCGGTCGAGAAGTTCGCCACCGCCGCGGCCGAGGCGCTCGGCGACGTCGAGGTCGTCGTCGCCAACGCCGGCCTGCTCGCCCCCGGCGCGATCGTGGAGGCCACGACCGAGCAGCTGGCGGCGGAGTTCGACGTCAACGTGCTCGGCGCACACCGGCTGGTCCGCGCGTTCGCGCCCGGGATGCTGGGCCGCCAGCGCGGCGACCTGGTCTTCGTCTCCTCCGACACCGCCCTGCGGGCGCGCCCCTTCATGCGCGGCTACAGCGCCACGAAGTCCGGTCTGGAGGGACTGGTCGAGGCGCTGCAGATGGAGCTCGAAGGAACCGGCGTGCGCGCCTCGATCGTCCGCCCTGGGCCGACGTGGTCGGAGATGGGCGGGGACTGGGACGCCGACGCCGGCGCCAAGGTGCTCACGGAGTGGGTCAAGTGGGGCCACGCCCGCCACCCGCACTTCCTCAAGCCCACCGCGATCGCCCAGGCGATCACCACCGTGGTCAGCGCCCCGCGCGGCGTACACATCTCGCCCGTCGACGTGAACCCCGAGGCGCCCATCGCGCGACCGGAGAAGGAGCAGCCATGA
- a CDS encoding cytochrome P450, translating to MSTAVNDKLAGIPEVSTVLDDTDASVPEIIRGTGHLPEMRVDPIRLFHRVREECGDIGRFRLADTDVVLVTGAEGNEAFFRAPDDVLDQAAAYPFMTPIFGKGVVFDASPEERQQMLKNQALRGDMMRGHAQTIEAEIRRMVAGWGEEGEIDLLDFFAELTIYTTSSCLIGKPFRDALDGSFAEIYHRLEHGTDAIAYVDPYADIESFRTRDTAREELVAKVQAIISDRLAKAELLGGAIPKDERDLLDVLIAVGYDAEMVTGIFISMMFAGHHTSSGTASWAMIELLRHPDVMADVVAELDALYAPDADGAAPEVSFQALRSIPVLEAALKETLRLHPPLIILMRKVAEDFELLGHTIPAGTLVASSPRVSNRIEEDFPHADAFEPARYLDPRQEDLQNRWTWIPFGAGKHRCVGNAFAMMQMKAIFSVILRDFAFEPVQPLDSYADDYSKMVIQLAQPARVRYRRRAR from the coding sequence ATGAGCACCGCGGTGAACGACAAGCTGGCCGGCATCCCCGAGGTCTCCACCGTCCTCGACGACACCGACGCCTCCGTGCCCGAGATCATCCGCGGCACCGGCCACCTGCCGGAGATGCGGGTCGACCCGATCCGGCTCTTCCACCGCGTCCGCGAGGAGTGCGGCGACATCGGCCGGTTCCGGCTCGCCGACACCGACGTCGTGCTGGTCACCGGCGCCGAGGGCAACGAGGCGTTCTTCCGGGCCCCCGACGACGTGCTCGACCAGGCCGCGGCGTACCCCTTCATGACCCCGATCTTCGGCAAGGGCGTCGTCTTCGACGCCTCCCCGGAGGAGCGGCAGCAGATGCTGAAGAACCAGGCGCTGCGCGGGGACATGATGCGCGGGCACGCGCAGACCATCGAGGCAGAGATCCGCCGGATGGTGGCCGGCTGGGGCGAGGAGGGGGAGATCGACCTGCTCGACTTCTTCGCCGAGCTGACCATCTACACCACCTCCTCGTGCCTGATCGGCAAGCCGTTCCGCGACGCCCTCGACGGCTCCTTCGCCGAGATCTACCACCGCCTCGAGCACGGCACCGACGCCATCGCCTACGTCGACCCGTACGCCGACATCGAGAGCTTCCGCACCCGCGACACGGCCCGCGAGGAGCTGGTCGCGAAGGTGCAGGCGATCATCTCCGACCGCCTCGCCAAGGCGGAGTTGCTGGGGGGTGCGATCCCCAAGGACGAGCGCGACCTGCTCGACGTCCTCATCGCGGTGGGCTACGACGCCGAGATGGTCACCGGGATCTTCATCTCGATGATGTTCGCCGGCCACCACACCTCCTCGGGCACCGCGTCGTGGGCGATGATCGAGCTGCTGCGCCACCCCGACGTGATGGCCGACGTCGTCGCCGAGCTCGACGCGCTCTACGCCCCGGACGCCGACGGCGCCGCACCGGAGGTCTCCTTCCAGGCGCTGCGCTCGATCCCGGTGCTGGAGGCGGCGCTCAAGGAGACGCTGCGCCTGCACCCGCCGCTGATCATCTTGATGCGCAAGGTGGCCGAGGACTTCGAGCTGCTCGGCCACACCATCCCGGCCGGCACCCTGGTGGCGTCCTCGCCGCGGGTCTCGAACCGGATCGAGGAGGACTTCCCGCACGCCGACGCCTTCGAGCCGGCCCGCTACCTCGACCCCCGCCAGGAGGACCTGCAGAACCGCTGGACCTGGATCCCGTTCGGGGCCGGCAAGCACCGCTGCGTGGGCAACGCCTTCGCGATGATGCAGATGAAGGCGATCTTCTCGGTGATCCTGCGCGACTTCGCCTTCGAGCCGGTCCAACCGCTCGACTCCTACGCCGACGACTACTCCAAGATGGTCATCCAGCTCGCGCAGCCCGCCCGGGTGCGCTACCGCCGGCGGGCCCGATGA
- a CDS encoding ferredoxin, which translates to MSTPGGFRVVADTDVCQGHQLCQGEAPDVFGFDADADVVVLRQTHPDASLRPDVTTAVKYCPAFALSIEEDQ; encoded by the coding sequence ATGAGCACCCCCGGCGGCTTCCGCGTGGTGGCCGACACCGACGTGTGCCAGGGCCACCAGCTCTGCCAGGGCGAGGCCCCGGACGTCTTCGGCTTCGACGCCGACGCCGACGTCGTCGTACTGCGCCAGACCCACCCCGACGCGTCGCTCCGCCCGGACGTGACCACGGCCGTCAAGTACTGCCCGGCCTTCGCCCTGTCGATCGAAGAGGATCAATGA
- a CDS encoding nuclear transport factor 2 family protein, producing MSEQNQHLTRAEIEEFWESWLAVNREAERTGDWRVMAEHYAEDANYGWMYSHDEHFMAVGRDQIRDWAIGIEMDGFDGWHYDYVCTMIDETKNMVLGFWKQRSGIVDDATGKEFEILGIGGSWFGVERQTTGADAGQIKIAWQRDWFDMPSTTHTFMQILKSGKAPQTLLKRMEVFGHDVPGHYHLKDLPSTVWPPPVEAGEYVTQEPVSAGSTSDGAARAGE from the coding sequence ATGAGTGAGCAGAACCAGCACCTGACCCGCGCCGAGATCGAGGAGTTCTGGGAGTCCTGGCTGGCCGTCAACCGCGAGGCCGAGCGCACCGGCGACTGGCGGGTCATGGCCGAGCACTACGCCGAAGACGCCAACTACGGCTGGATGTACAGCCACGACGAGCACTTCATGGCCGTGGGCCGCGACCAGATCCGGGACTGGGCGATCGGCATCGAGATGGACGGTTTCGACGGCTGGCACTACGACTACGTCTGCACGATGATCGACGAGACCAAGAACATGGTGCTCGGCTTCTGGAAGCAGCGCTCCGGCATCGTCGACGACGCCACCGGCAAGGAGTTCGAGATCCTCGGCATCGGCGGCTCCTGGTTCGGCGTGGAGCGGCAGACCACCGGCGCGGACGCCGGCCAGATCAAGATCGCCTGGCAGCGCGACTGGTTCGACATGCCCTCGACCACGCACACGTTCATGCAGATCCTGAAGTCCGGCAAGGCGCCCCAGACGCTGCTCAAGCGGATGGAGGTCTTCGGCCACGACGTGCCCGGGCACTACCACCTCAAGGACCTGCCCTCCACCGTGTGGCCGCCACCCGTGGAGGCAGGGGAGTACGTCACCCAGGAGCCGGTCTCCGCCGGCTCGACCTCCGACGGCGCTGCGAGGGCCGGGGAGTGA
- a CDS encoding aldehyde dehydrogenase, with product MSALPPPAQQLIDGKLVGASDGTTYPILNPANDEQIGVAPDGTAADVDAAIAAARRAFDESEWSTDRALRVRCLRQLHEALLAHAEPFKALTTAEVGMPGFMMMAAGFDVPVDGLKWVTDLAETYELETDLGVAAPMGIPTRRTVRREPVGVVAAISPWNVPTQINLAKIGPALAAGCTVVLKPAPDTPWVGAELGRLVAEHTDIPPGVFNVVTPRSNEVAAQLSTDPRVDMVSFTGSTAVGRAIMAAAAPTLKKVFLELGGKSAAIALDDADVAAVAGGTAFAACIHAGQGCAITTRLVVPRAKYDEAVQVAAATMESIGVKDPADDGAICGPVINRAQRDRVASYFDVARAEGGTFATGGEVLDRPGNWVLPTVVAGLDNSSRLAQEEIFGPVLVVIPHDGDDDAVRIANDSAYGLSGSVDSADLERARAVARRIRTGTLAVNGGVWFSPDAPFGGYKSSGLGREMGVAGFEEYLEMKTIAEPA from the coding sequence GTGAGCGCGCTGCCGCCACCGGCCCAGCAGCTCATCGACGGCAAGCTCGTCGGCGCCTCGGACGGTACGACGTACCCGATCCTGAACCCGGCGAACGACGAGCAGATCGGGGTGGCGCCCGACGGCACCGCCGCCGACGTCGACGCCGCGATCGCCGCGGCCCGGCGCGCCTTCGACGAGTCCGAGTGGTCCACCGACCGTGCGCTGCGGGTGCGCTGCCTGCGCCAGCTGCACGAGGCGCTGCTGGCCCACGCCGAGCCGTTCAAGGCGCTGACCACCGCCGAGGTCGGCATGCCCGGCTTCATGATGATGGCCGCCGGGTTCGACGTGCCGGTCGACGGCCTCAAGTGGGTCACCGACCTCGCCGAGACCTACGAGCTCGAGACCGACCTCGGCGTCGCCGCCCCGATGGGCATCCCGACCCGGCGCACCGTGCGCCGCGAGCCCGTCGGCGTCGTCGCCGCGATCTCGCCGTGGAACGTGCCCACCCAGATCAACCTCGCCAAGATCGGGCCCGCGCTGGCCGCCGGCTGCACCGTGGTGCTCAAGCCGGCCCCGGACACCCCGTGGGTCGGTGCGGAGCTCGGCCGGCTGGTCGCCGAGCACACCGACATCCCGCCCGGGGTCTTCAACGTGGTCACCCCGCGCTCCAACGAGGTCGCCGCGCAGCTGAGCACCGACCCGCGCGTCGACATGGTCTCCTTCACCGGCTCCACCGCCGTGGGTCGGGCGATCATGGCCGCCGCCGCGCCCACGCTGAAGAAGGTGTTCCTCGAGCTCGGCGGCAAGTCGGCCGCGATCGCGCTCGACGACGCCGACGTCGCCGCGGTCGCCGGCGGCACCGCGTTCGCCGCCTGCATCCACGCCGGCCAGGGCTGCGCGATCACCACCCGGCTGGTCGTGCCGCGTGCGAAGTACGACGAGGCCGTGCAGGTCGCCGCCGCCACCATGGAGTCCATCGGCGTCAAGGACCCCGCCGACGACGGCGCGATCTGCGGGCCGGTGATCAACCGCGCGCAACGTGACCGGGTGGCGTCGTACTTCGACGTCGCGCGGGCCGAGGGCGGCACCTTCGCCACCGGCGGTGAGGTCCTCGACCGACCCGGCAACTGGGTGCTGCCCACCGTCGTCGCCGGGCTCGACAACTCCTCGCGCCTGGCGCAGGAGGAGATCTTCGGCCCCGTGCTCGTGGTGATCCCGCACGACGGCGACGACGACGCCGTCCGCATCGCCAACGACTCGGCGTACGGGCTCTCCGGCTCCGTGGACTCCGCCGACCTCGAGCGCGCCCGCGCCGTGGCCCGCCGCATCCGCACCGGCACCCTCGCCGTCAACGGCGGCGTCTGGTTCAGCCCCGACGCCCCCTTCGGCGGGTACAAGTCCTCCGGCCTCGGCCGCGAGATGGGTGTCGCCGGGTTCGAGGAGTACTTGGAGATGAAGACCATCGCCGAGCCGGCGTAG
- a CDS encoding SDR family oxidoreductase, with the protein MRFENKVAVVTGAAQGIGEAYARALAAEGAAVVVADRNEESGAKVAASINEDGGRAIFVATDVSSAESAQALVERTVAELGGIDHLVNNAAIYGDMEFNLLISVDWDYYRKFMSVNMDGALVMTRAVYPEIAKRGGGAIVNQSSTAAYLYSGFYGLAKAGINSLTQQLAHELGGQRIRVNAIAPGPTDTEATRVQAGDAAKDIVRNSLAIKRMGSVDDMVGACLFLLSDEASWVTGQILAVDGGQTFRA; encoded by the coding sequence ATGCGTTTCGAGAACAAGGTCGCGGTCGTCACCGGCGCCGCGCAGGGGATCGGCGAGGCGTACGCGCGCGCCCTGGCCGCGGAGGGTGCGGCCGTGGTCGTGGCCGACCGCAACGAGGAGTCCGGCGCGAAGGTCGCCGCCTCGATCAACGAGGACGGCGGGCGGGCGATCTTCGTCGCCACCGACGTCTCCTCGGCCGAGTCCGCCCAGGCGCTCGTCGAGCGCACCGTGGCCGAGCTCGGCGGCATCGACCACCTGGTCAACAACGCCGCGATCTACGGCGACATGGAGTTCAACCTGCTGATCTCCGTCGACTGGGACTACTACCGGAAGTTCATGAGCGTGAACATGGACGGCGCGCTGGTCATGACGCGTGCGGTCTACCCGGAGATCGCCAAGCGTGGCGGCGGCGCGATCGTCAACCAGTCCTCCACCGCGGCCTACCTGTACTCCGGCTTCTACGGGCTGGCGAAGGCCGGCATCAACAGCCTGACCCAGCAGCTGGCCCACGAGCTGGGTGGCCAGCGGATCCGGGTCAACGCCATCGCGCCCGGCCCCACCGACACCGAGGCCACCCGCGTGCAGGCCGGTGACGCCGCGAAGGACATCGTGCGGAACTCGCTGGCGATCAAGCGGATGGGCTCGGTCGACGACATGGTCGGCGCCTGCCTCTTCCTGCTCTCCGACGAGGCGTCCTGGGTGACCGGGCAGATCCTGGCCGTCGACGGCGGCCAGACGTTCCGGGCCTGA
- a CDS encoding NAD(P)-dependent oxidoreductase, whose translation MSTVVGFVGLGNIGKPMALRLAGQQQAANLELWVYDVAPDPLAEAQRAGAQVAPSVAALAQTADVVCVMVRDDDQVRAVLDEVLGVARPGAVVVIHSTVAPGTPPALAEAAAAHGVRVLDAPVSGGAMGAADGTLALMVGGEPDAYAAAEPVLRALGSKVVHAGPIGAGTRFKLARNMMHFIAFTAATEAQRLAEAAGLSLKDLGDVVRHTDAVTGGPGAIMHRETTAELAPDDFWHGVFTNVTSLGVKDLGFAIDLAHELGVDVPLAELAIERLGPGLGLPTTSVPAPASGRTKAEKEGEK comes from the coding sequence ATGAGCACGGTCGTCGGGTTCGTGGGGCTGGGCAACATCGGCAAGCCGATGGCGTTGCGCCTGGCCGGGCAGCAACAGGCCGCGAACCTCGAGCTGTGGGTGTACGACGTCGCGCCCGACCCGCTCGCCGAGGCGCAGCGCGCCGGGGCGCAGGTCGCGCCGAGCGTCGCCGCGCTCGCGCAGACCGCCGACGTGGTGTGCGTGATGGTGCGCGACGACGACCAGGTGCGTGCGGTGCTGGACGAGGTGCTCGGCGTCGCCCGGCCGGGCGCGGTCGTCGTCATCCACTCCACCGTCGCGCCGGGCACGCCGCCCGCGCTCGCCGAGGCCGCGGCCGCGCACGGCGTGCGGGTGCTCGACGCCCCGGTCTCCGGTGGGGCGATGGGTGCCGCCGACGGCACCCTGGCGCTGATGGTGGGCGGCGAGCCGGACGCCTACGCTGCCGCCGAGCCCGTGCTGCGGGCGCTGGGCAGCAAGGTCGTCCACGCCGGACCGATCGGCGCCGGCACCCGGTTCAAGCTGGCCCGCAACATGATGCACTTCATCGCGTTCACCGCCGCGACCGAGGCGCAGCGTCTCGCCGAGGCGGCCGGGCTGTCGCTGAAGGACCTCGGCGACGTGGTCCGGCACACCGACGCCGTCACCGGCGGGCCCGGCGCGATCATGCACCGGGAGACGACGGCCGAGCTCGCGCCCGACGACTTCTGGCACGGGGTGTTCACCAACGTCACCTCGCTGGGCGTCAAGGACCTCGGCTTCGCCATCGACCTCGCCCACGAGCTCGGGGTCGACGTACCGCTCGCCGAGCTGGCCATCGAACGGCTGGGCCCAGGGCTGGGCCTGCCCACGACATCCGTCCCGGCGCCTGCGTCCGGACGCACCAAAGCAGAGAAGGAAGGAGAGAAGTGA
- a CDS encoding carboxymuconolactone decarboxylase family protein — protein MGKFDDLPAARRRGLEKMEEVYGFDMSDGTGDFFRYTADHLFADIWQRPGLSDRDRRLLLIGMLTGQGAADVLGIQVPAAYAAGELDEAALKEIVVFLSHYAGWPNGARLNSIVEETVAKAARDAARKARDAGS, from the coding sequence ATGGGCAAGTTCGACGACCTCCCCGCGGCCCGCCGCCGCGGCCTGGAGAAGATGGAGGAGGTCTACGGCTTCGACATGTCTGATGGCACCGGCGACTTCTTCCGCTACACCGCCGACCACCTCTTCGCCGACATCTGGCAGCGCCCCGGCCTCAGCGACCGCGACCGCCGGCTGCTGCTGATCGGGATGCTCACCGGGCAGGGCGCCGCCGACGTGCTGGGAATCCAGGTCCCGGCCGCGTACGCCGCCGGCGAGCTGGACGAGGCGGCGCTGAAGGAGATCGTGGTCTTCCTCAGCCACTACGCCGGCTGGCCCAACGGTGCCCGGCTCAACTCCATCGTCGAGGAGACGGTTGCCAAGGCCGCCCGCGACGCGGCACGCAAGGCCCGCGACGCGGGCTCCTGA
- a CDS encoding GNAT family N-acetyltransferase yields MRYDVRRVRAEEWAALRELRLAALRDPVAHLAFLDTVAAAEARPAAFWQERARSSAAGTTVAQFVALAPTGGPDELAGELADELAGTVTVLVTSAGERDYVGETSPSPSAAMVGVYVPPEHRGGAAIGALLDAAQEWVRDLGLERVRLHVHEHNARAQAAYRRLGYVETGAQAHLGGAVHLELERDLTDEPAPPR; encoded by the coding sequence GTGAGGTACGACGTACGCCGGGTGCGCGCCGAGGAGTGGGCCGCGCTCCGCGAGCTGCGCCTGGCGGCGTTGCGCGACCCGGTCGCCCACCTCGCGTTCCTGGACACCGTGGCGGCGGCCGAGGCGCGCCCGGCGGCGTTCTGGCAGGAGCGTGCCCGCTCGAGTGCCGCCGGCACGACGGTGGCGCAGTTCGTCGCCCTCGCGCCGACCGGCGGGCCCGACGAGCTGGCCGGTGAGCTCGCCGACGAGCTGGCGGGGACGGTGACCGTCCTGGTCACCTCGGCCGGCGAGCGAGACTACGTCGGCGAGACCAGTCCGTCGCCGAGCGCGGCGATGGTGGGGGTCTACGTGCCGCCCGAGCACCGCGGCGGTGCGGCGATCGGGGCGCTGCTCGATGCGGCACAGGAGTGGGTGCGCGACCTCGGGCTGGAGCGGGTGCGGCTGCACGTGCACGAGCACAACGCGCGGGCCCAGGCCGCCTACCGCAGGCTCGGTTACGTGGAGACCGGTGCGCAGGCCCACCTGGGCGGCGCCGTGCACCTGGAGCTGGAGCGCGACCTGACCGACGAGCCCGCCCCGCCTCGGTAG
- a CDS encoding tRNA (cytidine(34)-2'-O)-methyltransferase: protein MFHVMFLEPRIPPNTGNAIRMVAGTGATLHLVEPLGFDLSEAKLKRAGLDYHDLASVVVHPDLDTALASDDLAQSRVFAFTAHATTWHTAVEYVAGDVLLFGPEPTGLPQQALEHPRVVDRVRIPTVPGHRSMNLSNSAAVATYEAWRQHGFPGGR from the coding sequence GTGTTCCACGTGATGTTCCTCGAGCCCCGCATCCCGCCCAACACCGGCAACGCGATCCGGATGGTGGCGGGCACCGGGGCCACGCTGCACCTGGTGGAGCCGTTGGGCTTCGACCTGTCCGAGGCGAAGCTGAAGCGCGCGGGGCTCGACTACCACGACCTGGCCTCCGTCGTCGTGCACCCCGACCTCGACACCGCCCTGGCCAGCGACGACCTCGCCCAGTCGCGGGTGTTCGCCTTCACGGCCCACGCCACGACCTGGCACACGGCGGTCGAGTACGTCGCCGGCGACGTGCTCCTCTTCGGGCCCGAGCCCACCGGGCTGCCCCAGCAGGCGCTGGAGCACCCCCGGGTCGTCGACCGGGTGCGGATCCCGACCGTGCCCGGGCACCGCTCCATGAACCTGTCGAACTCCGCCGCGGTGGCCACCTACGAGGCCTGGCGCCAGCACGGCTTCCCCGGCGGGCGCTGA
- a CDS encoding acyl-CoA dehydrogenase produces the protein MTLAITDEHRELARTAADLLDRRGALAEARDLLEADAEQLPSWWKEVADLGFLGLHVAEEAGGAGGTLADLVVLVEQLGRVLAPGPFVPTVVASAFLDRAEGAEADELRTVLLPGLLDGSLVAGVGIAAPDGLSVDGGAEGTVSGDAGPVLGGGLADVLLLPVGDDVLVLRISERGTGGPGVEVTVPANLDPTRRSARVRLVDVPLGEQARLVPGGAALLVDLARTVLAAEALGVAGAVTDAAASYAKQREQFGRVIGMFQAVKHHCADMVSLTQLATAAVWDAARATDVPAERGFAAATAAVLAADAAQRCTSLNTQVHGGIAITWEHDAHLYVRRAGALAVQLRPDAAAAELAGLSAAGLTRQGKVELPASAEPIREEVRAFAAGLADLDDAGRLEALIRTGYVVPHWPAPFGRDAGAIEQLVVAEELAAAGIKRPDYSITGWVLLTLIQKGTPEQVERWVPPALRQEVVWCQLFSEPGAGSDAAAVRTRGVRTAEGWVVNGQKVWTTGAHKARYGLATVRTDPEATKHAGITTMVIDMQAPGVTVRPLRQANGGADFNEVFFDDVLVPHADVVGEVHDGWNVARATLGNESVSIGGGIDSLAMPAALLVDLHRKHPERLVGGETRLGRYVALAQGLRQLNVRSTFRAVAGGEPGPEGAITKLMLSELGHEAAAILTEVTGPDGAFLTDDGLIGGTMLLMHRALAIAGGTSEIKRNQIGERILGLPRDPLVR, from the coding sequence ATGACCCTGGCGATCACCGACGAGCACCGCGAGCTGGCCCGCACCGCCGCCGACCTGCTGGACCGGCGCGGCGCGCTGGCCGAGGCACGCGACCTGCTGGAGGCCGACGCCGAGCAGCTGCCGTCGTGGTGGAAGGAGGTCGCCGACCTCGGCTTCCTCGGCCTGCACGTCGCCGAGGAGGCGGGCGGCGCCGGCGGAACCCTCGCCGACCTGGTCGTCCTCGTGGAGCAGCTCGGCCGCGTCCTGGCACCGGGCCCGTTCGTGCCGACCGTCGTGGCCAGCGCGTTCCTGGACCGGGCCGAGGGCGCCGAGGCCGACGAGCTGCGCACGGTGCTGCTGCCCGGACTCCTCGACGGCTCGCTGGTCGCGGGGGTCGGCATCGCCGCACCCGATGGGCTCAGCGTGGACGGTGGCGCGGAAGGCACGGTGAGCGGCGACGCCGGCCCGGTCCTCGGCGGCGGGCTCGCCGACGTGCTGCTGCTGCCCGTCGGCGACGACGTGCTGGTCCTGCGCATCAGCGAGCGCGGCACGGGCGGGCCCGGGGTGGAGGTCACGGTGCCGGCGAACCTGGACCCCACCCGGCGCAGCGCGCGGGTGCGGCTGGTCGACGTCCCGCTCGGCGAGCAGGCCCGGCTGGTGCCCGGCGGCGCCGCGCTGCTCGTCGACCTCGCCCGCACCGTGCTCGCCGCCGAGGCGCTCGGCGTCGCCGGTGCGGTGACCGACGCCGCGGCGTCGTACGCCAAGCAGCGCGAGCAGTTCGGCCGGGTGATCGGCATGTTCCAGGCCGTCAAGCACCACTGCGCGGACATGGTCAGTCTCACCCAGCTGGCCACGGCCGCGGTCTGGGACGCCGCCCGCGCGACCGACGTGCCGGCCGAGCGCGGGTTCGCCGCCGCCACCGCCGCGGTGCTCGCCGCGGACGCCGCCCAGCGCTGCACCAGCCTCAACACGCAGGTGCACGGCGGCATCGCGATCACCTGGGAGCACGACGCCCACCTCTACGTGCGCCGTGCCGGTGCGCTCGCCGTCCAGCTGCGCCCCGACGCCGCGGCCGCCGAGCTGGCAGGACTGAGCGCGGCCGGCCTCACCCGCCAGGGCAAGGTCGAGCTGCCCGCCAGCGCCGAGCCGATCCGCGAGGAGGTCCGGGCCTTCGCCGCCGGCCTCGCCGACCTCGACGACGCCGGGCGGCTGGAGGCCCTGATCCGCACCGGGTACGTCGTCCCGCACTGGCCCGCGCCGTTCGGTCGCGACGCCGGCGCCATCGAGCAGCTGGTCGTCGCCGAGGAGCTCGCCGCCGCCGGGATCAAGCGGCCCGACTACTCGATCACCGGCTGGGTGCTGCTCACGCTGATCCAGAAGGGCACGCCCGAGCAGGTCGAGCGGTGGGTGCCGCCGGCGCTGCGCCAGGAGGTCGTCTGGTGCCAGCTGTTCTCCGAGCCCGGCGCCGGGTCGGACGCGGCCGCCGTGCGCACCCGGGGTGTGCGCACCGCCGAGGGCTGGGTGGTCAACGGGCAGAAGGTGTGGACCACCGGCGCGCACAAGGCCCGCTACGGCCTGGCCACGGTGCGCACCGACCCCGAGGCCACCAAGCACGCCGGCATCACCACGATGGTGATCGACATGCAGGCGCCCGGGGTGACGGTGCGCCCGCTGCGCCAGGCCAACGGCGGCGCCGACTTCAACGAGGTCTTCTTCGACGACGTGCTCGTGCCGCACGCTGACGTGGTCGGGGAGGTGCACGACGGCTGGAACGTCGCCCGGGCCACCCTCGGCAACGAGAGCGTCAGCATCGGCGGCGGCATCGACTCCCTCGCCATGCCCGCGGCGCTGCTGGTCGACCTGCACCGCAAGCACCCCGAGCGGCTGGTCGGGGGCGAGACCCGCCTGGGCCGCTACGTCGCGCTCGCCCAGGGGCTGCGTCAGCTCAACGTGCGCAGCACGTTCCGTGCGGTCGCCGGCGGCGAGCCCGGCCCGGAGGGTGCGATCACCAAGCTGATGCTCTCCGAGCTCGGCCACGAGGCCGCCGCGATCCTCACCGAGGTCACCGGCCCGGACGGCGCGTTCCTCACCGACGACGGCCTGATCGGCGGCACCATGCTGTTGATGCACCGGGCGCTGGCGATCGCGGGCGGCACCTCGGAGATCAAGCGCAACCAGATCGGCGAACGGATCCTCGGCCTGCCCAGGGACCCGCTGGTGAGGTGA
- a CDS encoding 4'-phosphopantetheinyl transferase family protein — MSRDTSEAVPDHSVVPVDPFVLDSLLSEPHPRAEAGAGLGVWLVDTDALSDDDLEVGRGWLDAVEQAQASSRVRAELRRAYEVAHASARLVLGAATGTSPEKVVWGRHPCPGCGEPHGRPRAEGAAVEFSLSHTPGQVLVAVADVPVGVDVERHPEDPTGLAKLLHPRETEEIEAAAQGTLDGGRASVRFTRAWSRTEAYLKGIGIGLGRDPHLDYLGTDAAPGRTLGEWRLRDVVVPEGYGAAIAVRA, encoded by the coding sequence ATGAGCCGCGACACATCCGAAGCCGTACCCGACCATTCCGTGGTCCCGGTCGACCCGTTCGTCCTCGATTCGCTCCTCTCGGAGCCGCACCCCCGTGCCGAGGCGGGGGCCGGGCTGGGGGTGTGGCTGGTGGACACCGACGCGCTCAGCGACGATGACCTGGAGGTCGGCCGCGGCTGGCTCGACGCGGTGGAGCAGGCGCAGGCCTCCTCCCGGGTCCGGGCCGAGCTGCGGCGCGCCTACGAGGTCGCGCACGCCAGCGCCCGCCTGGTCCTCGGGGCCGCCACCGGTACGTCGCCGGAGAAGGTGGTCTGGGGCCGTCACCCCTGCCCCGGGTGCGGCGAGCCGCACGGCCGGCCCCGCGCGGAGGGCGCGGCCGTGGAGTTCTCGCTCTCCCACACGCCCGGCCAGGTGCTGGTCGCCGTGGCGGACGTGCCGGTCGGGGTGGACGTGGAGCGTCACCCCGAGGACCCCACCGGCCTGGCGAAGCTGCTGCACCCGCGCGAGACCGAGGAGATCGAGGCCGCCGCGCAGGGCACGCTCGACGGTGGCCGCGCCTCGGTGCGGTTCACCCGCGCCTGGTCGCGCACCGAGGCCTACCTCAAGGGCATCGGCATCGGGCTGGGCCGCGACCCGCACCTGGACTACCTCGGCACCGACGCCGCCCCCGGCCGCACGCTGGGGGAGTGGCGCCTGCGCGACGTCGTCGTCCCCGAGGGGTACGGCGCCGCGATCGCCGTGCGCGCCTGA